A genomic segment from Streptomyces sp. NBC_00654 encodes:
- a CDS encoding potassium-transporting ATPase subunit C translates to MNNSAGNTTRLLGAALRALLVLTLVCGVLYPLAVTGAAQALLPGKANGSEITADGKVVGSSLIGQRYDLPLKDGQETPAPDLDWFQPRPSNGLGTNSVNTQYELILSGATNRSGDNEELIDWVTAAKAAVVKDNSVPGHTIDPDDVPADAVTSSGSGLDPHISPAYAQLQTRRVAQNNHLDINQVQKLVKEHTDGRVLGFMGEPRVNVLQLNIALRELVKGA, encoded by the coding sequence ATGAACAACTCCGCAGGAAACACGACCCGGCTCCTCGGGGCCGCACTGCGCGCCCTCCTCGTCCTCACCCTGGTCTGCGGCGTCCTCTACCCCCTCGCCGTCACCGGCGCCGCCCAGGCCCTCCTCCCCGGCAAGGCCAACGGCTCCGAGATCACCGCGGACGGCAAGGTCGTCGGCTCCTCCCTCATCGGCCAGCGCTACGACCTCCCCCTCAAGGACGGACAGGAAACCCCCGCACCCGACCTCGACTGGTTCCAGCCCCGCCCCTCCAACGGCCTGGGCACCAACAGCGTCAACACCCAGTACGAACTGATCCTCTCCGGCGCCACCAACCGCTCCGGCGACAACGAGGAACTCATCGACTGGGTCACCGCCGCCAAGGCCGCCGTCGTCAAGGACAACTCCGTCCCCGGACACACGATCGACCCCGACGACGTGCCGGCCGACGCCGTCACCTCCTCCGGCTCCGGCCTCGACCCCCACATCTCACCCGCCTACGCCCAACTCCAGACCCGCCGCGTCGCCCAGAACAACCACCTCGACATCAACCAGGTCCAGAAACTCGTCAAGGAACACACCGACGGCCGCGTCCTCGGATTCATGGGCGAACCCCGCGTCAACGTCCTCCAACTCAACATCGCACTCCGTGAACTGGTGAAGGGCGCCTGA
- a CDS encoding ABC transporter ATP-binding protein: MTESSTGGHSSTAVAEDPARGPMVRVEDLHRSYGTGSAAVHALRGVSFEIPRGELVALKGRSGSGKTTLLNLVGGLDSADSGRITVDGTDLSDLGEDGLLDLRRDRIGFIFQSFGLIPILTAAENVGVPMRLRRADPAEREERVALLLSLVGLGDHTQQRPGELSGGQQQRVAIARALANRPALLIADEPTGQLDAETGLAVMELLRAVVRSENVTALVATHDPQLLGFADRVLELSDGHIVEHA; encoded by the coding sequence ATGACCGAAAGCAGCACCGGCGGACACAGCAGCACGGCCGTCGCCGAGGACCCGGCCCGCGGGCCCATGGTGCGCGTCGAGGACCTGCACCGCTCGTACGGGACCGGCTCCGCCGCCGTACACGCGCTGCGCGGCGTCTCGTTCGAGATCCCGCGCGGTGAACTGGTCGCGCTCAAGGGCCGCTCCGGCTCCGGCAAGACGACGCTGCTCAACCTGGTCGGCGGCCTGGACTCGGCCGACAGCGGCCGGATCACGGTCGACGGCACCGACCTCTCCGATCTGGGGGAGGACGGGCTGCTCGATCTGCGCCGCGACCGGATCGGCTTCATCTTCCAGTCGTTCGGCCTGATCCCCATCCTGACCGCCGCCGAGAACGTCGGCGTACCGATGCGGCTGCGCAGGGCCGACCCCGCCGAGCGCGAGGAGCGAGTGGCACTGCTGCTCTCCCTGGTCGGCCTCGGCGACCACACCCAGCAGCGCCCCGGAGAGCTCTCCGGGGGGCAGCAGCAGCGCGTCGCCATCGCCAGGGCGCTGGCCAACCGGCCCGCCCTCCTGATCGCCGACGAACCCACCGGGCAGCTCGACGCGGAGACGGGGCTCGCGGTCATGGAGCTGCTGCGCGCGGTCGTCCGCAGCGAGAACGTCACGGCCCTGGTGGCCACCCACGACCCGCAGCTGCTCGGCTTCGCCGACCGGGTCCTGGAGCTGAGCGACGGGCACATCGTCGAGCACGCGTAG